The following coding sequences are from one Sulfurimonas crateris window:
- a CDS encoding DEAD/DEAH box helicase, translating into MSQNRLFQYYKTSKDQDLEILICQDAKEAHSLESVARFFKKDVLVFPDLRATFGDDLRVYKEEIHELFSTLRKYHSLKKKPLIISPLKTLLFNLPKENLLASTRLEFGSTVELKKFQEQMLFWGYSFVDMVQVEGEISFRGDIIDIFPPSSAMPLRISLFDDEIEQIKYFELESQRTQKDELESVEITPAFYSLNEDEFNTLNEKVSKSEFNSLVKDIASLGLWHLDENAANFLEGKDAKLVRNLDAFLVDAYALNKPTLSRESFNLEVLDESDDFKEISVTDIHALLKVHKDKKITVIASNEAVVKQAGLFDLKGIETRYAPYILNILTKDELVISLNKPDRIRRRRKSSILLDDLKAGDYVVHEDYGVGIFESIEKTEILGGIKDFIVIKYVGDDKILLPVENLDVIDRYIASGGSVPVLDKLGKGSFGKLKESVKKRLMEIAGQIVNTAAARELIKAPKIRVDEDELRAFQKLSGFEYTDDQTQSINEIITQMSSGHIMDRLLSGDVGFGKTEVAMNTIFAAYKSGYQSALIVPTTLLSAQHYRSLHERFDELGIKCSKLDRFVSAKDKKNITKALASGDLDVVVGTHTLFDLEFKNLGVVIIDEEHKFGVKQKEKIKELYHNVHLLSMSATPIPRSLNQALSSIKTMSQLLTPPSEREPVRTFVKEYDEKLIKEVILREIRRGGQIFYVHNSIDHMPIKLGELKAILPQLRVVMLHSRISATETEKELLKFEAGEYDLMLATSIIESGIHMPRVNTIIVDGADRFGMADLHQLRGRVGRSSLEGFAYFIVESKETLTDDAKKRLLALESNSFLGSGSVLAYHDLEIRGGGNLVGDAQSGHIKNIGYSLYLRMLEDAIKLLSNQAQSEKLKVDIKLTISAFISDEVVKEDRLRLDIYRRLSSCETPLEIYEIQEEMIDRFGELDTPTKQFFELMVIKILSLHKKIKSVSNYGQNITLTYMDEKKESIKSDSKDDDDIIKAVLKYLRG; encoded by the coding sequence ATGTCACAAAACAGACTATTTCAATACTACAAAACCTCTAAAGATCAAGATCTTGAGATCTTGATCTGCCAAGACGCAAAAGAGGCGCACTCTCTTGAGAGCGTAGCTAGGTTTTTTAAAAAAGATGTTCTCGTATTTCCGGATCTAAGAGCGACTTTCGGGGATGACCTAAGAGTATATAAAGAGGAGATTCACGAACTCTTCTCTACTCTTAGAAAATACCACTCTCTTAAAAAAAAGCCGCTTATAATCTCACCTTTAAAGACGCTGCTTTTTAATCTTCCAAAAGAGAATCTTTTAGCCTCAACAAGGCTTGAGTTCGGCTCTACTGTAGAGCTTAAAAAGTTTCAGGAGCAGATGCTTTTTTGGGGTTATAGCTTTGTAGATATGGTTCAAGTTGAGGGTGAGATCTCCTTTCGCGGTGACATCATAGATATATTTCCTCCATCATCGGCTATGCCGCTTAGGATCTCTCTTTTTGATGATGAGATAGAGCAGATAAAATATTTTGAGCTTGAATCGCAAAGGACTCAAAAAGATGAGCTTGAGAGTGTAGAGATCACACCCGCTTTTTACTCGCTAAATGAGGATGAGTTCAATACTCTAAACGAGAAGGTCTCCAAAAGCGAGTTTAACTCTCTTGTAAAAGATATTGCTTCGTTGGGACTTTGGCACCTTGATGAGAATGCGGCAAATTTTTTAGAGGGCAAAGATGCCAAGCTTGTCAGAAATCTGGATGCTTTTTTGGTAGATGCCTATGCCCTAAATAAGCCGACACTATCAAGAGAGTCTTTCAACCTTGAGGTTTTGGACGAATCGGACGACTTTAAAGAGATATCCGTAACGGATATCCACGCTCTTTTAAAAGTGCATAAAGATAAAAAGATAACTGTGATAGCTTCAAACGAGGCGGTCGTTAAGCAGGCGGGATTGTTTGATCTAAAAGGTATCGAGACCCGCTATGCTCCATATATATTAAACATACTTACAAAAGATGAGCTTGTAATTTCGCTTAACAAGCCTGATAGAATCAGACGCAGAAGAAAAAGCTCCATTTTGCTCGATGATCTAAAAGCGGGTGATTATGTTGTTCATGAGGATTATGGTGTCGGCATCTTTGAGAGCATTGAGAAGACCGAGATATTGGGCGGTATTAAAGATTTTATAGTCATCAAGTATGTTGGCGATGACAAGATATTGCTTCCCGTTGAAAATCTTGATGTCATAGACCGCTATATCGCCTCAGGCGGTTCTGTTCCCGTTCTTGACAAGCTCGGCAAAGGGAGCTTCGGCAAACTAAAAGAGAGTGTCAAAAAACGGCTTATGGAGATCGCAGGGCAGATCGTAAATACCGCCGCTGCAAGGGAGCTTATAAAGGCACCAAAAATAAGAGTAGATGAGGATGAGCTAAGAGCGTTTCAAAAGCTATCCGGATTTGAGTACACGGACGATCAGACACAATCAATAAATGAGATCATTACTCAGATGAGCTCTGGTCATATTATGGACAGACTACTCAGCGGTGATGTCGGTTTTGGAAAGACCGAAGTTGCTATGAATACCATATTTGCAGCATATAAGTCTGGTTATCAGTCGGCTCTTATCGTTCCTACAACACTGCTTTCAGCACAGCACTACCGCTCGTTACATGAGAGGTTTGACGAACTGGGGATAAAGTGCTCAAAGCTCGATAGATTTGTAAGCGCAAAAGATAAGAAAAATATAACCAAAGCTCTTGCAAGCGGAGATTTGGACGTTGTTGTCGGAACTCATACGCTTTTTGATCTGGAGTTTAAGAACCTAGGAGTTGTCATTATAGATGAGGAGCATAAGTTTGGCGTTAAGCAAAAAGAGAAGATAAAAGAGCTTTATCACAATGTTCATCTTCTCTCAATGAGCGCGACACCGATACCGCGCTCACTCAATCAAGCGCTGAGCTCCATCAAAACAATGTCGCAGCTGCTTACCCCGCCAAGCGAGAGAGAGCCTGTACGTACATTTGTAAAAGAGTATGACGAGAAGCTTATAAAAGAGGTGATTTTAAGAGAGATCAGACGTGGCGGACAGATATTTTACGTCCATAACTCGATAGATCATATGCCTATAAAACTAGGGGAGCTAAAAGCGATACTTCCCCAGCTAAGAGTAGTTATGCTTCACTCCAGGATCTCCGCAACAGAGACGGAAAAAGAGCTTTTAAAGTTTGAAGCGGGAGAGTATGACCTTATGCTTGCAACCTCTATCATAGAGTCAGGAATCCATATGCCGCGTGTTAATACCATCATAGTTGACGGTGCGGACAGGTTTGGAATGGCGGACTTGCATCAGCTCCGCGGTCGCGTCGGTCGCAGCAGCTTGGAAGGGTTTGCATACTTTATAGTCGAGAGTAAAGAGACACTAACTGATGATGCCAAAAAGAGACTCTTAGCGTTGGAGTCAAACTCATTTTTGGGAAGCGGCTCGGTGCTTGCATATCACGACTTAGAGATAAGAGGCGGCGGAAATCTGGTTGGCGATGCCCAAAGCGGACATATAAAGAATATAGGCTACTCTTTGTATCTTAGAATGTTGGAAGATGCTATAAAACTACTGAGTAATCAAGCCCAGAGCGAAAAGCTAAAAGTAGATATAAAGCTTACCATCTCAGCTTTCATATCGGATGAGGTGGTAAAAGAGGACAGACTCCGCCTTGACATCTACAGACGACTCTCATCATGCGAAACACCGCTGGAGATATATGAGATACAAGAGGAGATGATAGACCGCTTCGGCGAGCTCGACACACCGACCAAGCAGTTCTTTGAACTTATGGTCATCAAAATTTTGAGTTTGCATAAGAAGATAAAGAGTGTTTCAAACTATGGACAAAATATCACACTTACCTATATGGATGAGAAAAAAGAGAGCATTAAGTCAGACTCAAAAGATGATGACGACATCATAAAAGCAGTGCTGAAGTATTTGAGAGGATAA
- a CDS encoding bactofilin family protein, with product MTLACNLYVDGEFEGTINSSKEVNIGKSGHIKGDISTTRLVVQGYVEGSISAARVEIKAHGRVSGSIESGELVIEAKGIFEGESIVKDVTAAPKKASHNESIPADTLKSLINDNEVKVS from the coding sequence ATGACGTTAGCGTGCAATCTCTATGTAGATGGAGAGTTTGAGGGGACTATAAACTCCAGCAAAGAGGTAAATATCGGTAAAAGCGGACATATCAAAGGGGATATATCTACGACAAGACTTGTAGTCCAAGGCTATGTAGAAGGCAGTATAAGTGCTGCAAGAGTAGAGATAAAAGCGCACGGAAGAGTAAGCGGCTCCATAGAGTCAGGCGAGCTTGTTATAGAAGCAAAAGGCATCTTTGAAGGAGAGAGCATCGTAAAAGATGTCACTGCGGCTCCAAAAAAAGCATCACACAATGAGAGCATTCCTGCCGACACGCTAAAGAGCCTTATTAATGATAATGAGGTAAAAGTATCATAA
- a CDS encoding M23 family metallopeptidase, producing the protein MNNHFTITINDDNGVKQFNLHKIIKKAIFYAVLFIATIALSAIGTILYLNHAVDAIETKHESVEKAYLAQKEKNRLLDESMKETQMALVDKKRELMEVSDTLSEIETLIGLAPVAEMSLQERVSVTKLNSEHMATLMQFIPSGSPVKYNGVTSNFGYRIHPTLGSKELHRGIDMKAPMNTPVYATADGIVEWAGFHEKSGFGNLVILQHNYGFRSYFAHLNKVVIKSGSFVKKGDLVAYTGNSGMSSGPHLHYEIRFIQRAVNPIEFVRWSVKNYNDIFEKEKQIPWQSLITATAHIKVPNPTQTLPSSQLALQSKER; encoded by the coding sequence ATGAATAATCACTTTACGATTACGATAAATGACGATAATGGCGTAAAGCAGTTCAATCTTCATAAAATTATAAAAAAAGCTATCTTTTACGCCGTTCTCTTTATCGCAACCATTGCACTCAGCGCAATAGGAACTATCTTATATCTAAACCACGCAGTAGATGCGATAGAGACAAAGCATGAGAGCGTTGAAAAAGCCTATTTAGCGCAAAAAGAGAAGAATAGACTCTTGGATGAGAGTATGAAAGAGACTCAGATGGCTCTAGTTGATAAAAAAAGAGAGCTAATGGAGGTCTCAGACACGCTCTCAGAGATAGAGACGCTTATAGGACTTGCTCCTGTAGCAGAGATGTCGCTTCAAGAGAGAGTAAGTGTAACAAAACTAAACTCTGAGCATATGGCTACTCTTATGCAGTTTATTCCAAGCGGCTCTCCTGTCAAGTATAACGGAGTTACAAGTAATTTTGGTTACAGAATACACCCTACACTGGGCTCAAAAGAGCTTCATCGCGGAATAGATATGAAAGCTCCAATGAACACGCCTGTTTATGCAACAGCTGATGGTATCGTAGAGTGGGCTGGATTTCATGAGAAGAGCGGATTTGGTAATCTTGTGATCCTGCAGCACAACTACGGCTTTAGATCCTATTTCGCTCATTTAAACAAAGTTGTGATAAAATCGGGCAGTTTTGTTAAAAAGGGCGATCTCGTTGCTTATACAGGCAACTCAGGAATGAGCAGCGGCCCGCATCTCCACTATGAGATCAGATTCATTCAAAGGGCGGTAAACCCTATAGAATTTGTAAGATGGAGTGTAAAAAACTATAATGATATATTTGAAAAGGAGAAACAGATACCATGGCAATCTTTAATAACAGCGACAGCGCACATAAAGGTACCAAACCCGACACAAACACTACCATCATCACAGCTGGCTCTACAATCAAAGGAGAGATGA
- a CDS encoding bifunctional folylpolyglutamate synthase/dihydrofolate synthase, which yields MRLKEYLDLKPLYYEKIDYERMPRVYEKVKAALPTPKIVHIIGTNGKGTTGRFLADALFSIGYSTGHYTSPHILEFNERIYMDGKNASDSELQEAHQELQEILRKDYATSLSYFEYTTLLAMLVFRKCDYVVMEAGLGGEHDATAVFPKTLTLVTPIAYDHEAFLGSNIKEIATTKLNAVQKSAILGVQKYEEVYRAAERLAAEKLLNIYRVDEILDESDRKIRDEVAKRYSLAPYLIQNLSLSIAALKFLGLDYSAENFSCEQLFGRLTKIAKNITIDVGHNVLAAQSIADALKGEKVVLVYNSYRDKNYQEILKVLKPILLHVEIIAINDQRAASIEDIKTVLTNIGVKYKQFKAIKSEFNYLVFGSFSVVETFLREYYE from the coding sequence GTGAGACTCAAAGAGTATCTGGATCTTAAACCGCTCTATTACGAAAAAATAGACTATGAGCGTATGCCAAGAGTATATGAGAAGGTAAAAGCCGCTCTTCCTACTCCTAAAATAGTCCATATTATCGGAACAAACGGCAAAGGCACAACGGGCAGGTTTTTAGCTGATGCGCTTTTCTCCATAGGATACAGCACCGGGCACTACACATCCCCTCATATTCTGGAGTTTAACGAGAGAATATACATGGATGGTAAAAATGCGAGTGATAGTGAGCTGCAAGAGGCACATCAAGAGCTTCAAGAAATCTTGAGAAAAGATTATGCAACCTCACTTAGTTATTTTGAGTATACGACACTTCTGGCTATGCTTGTTTTTCGCAAGTGTGACTATGTCGTTATGGAGGCAGGGCTTGGCGGGGAGCACGATGCAACTGCAGTATTTCCAAAAACGCTCACTCTTGTAACTCCTATTGCCTATGACCATGAGGCTTTTTTGGGCTCAAACATTAAAGAGATCGCAACTACGAAACTAAATGCTGTGCAAAAGAGCGCTATTTTAGGTGTTCAGAAATATGAAGAGGTCTATAGGGCGGCTGAAAGGCTAGCTGCAGAAAAATTACTAAATATATATAGAGTGGATGAGATACTCGATGAGAGTGATAGAAAAATCAGAGATGAGGTCGCAAAAAGATACTCACTTGCTCCTTATCTCATCCAGAACCTCTCTTTAAGCATTGCCGCTTTAAAGTTTTTGGGACTTGACTATAGTGCAGAGAACTTCTCTTGCGAACAGCTTTTTGGGCGACTTACAAAAATAGCCAAAAATATTACGATAGATGTAGGACACAATGTTCTTGCAGCTCAAAGCATCGCAGATGCGCTTAAAGGGGAGAAAGTGGTACTTGTATATAACAGTTACAGGGATAAAAACTATCAAGAGATACTAAAAGTGTTAAAGCCTATTCTTCTGCACGTCGAGATAATAGCCATAAATGACCAAAGAGCGGCATCAATAGAGGATATTAAAACTGTTTTAACAAATATAGGGGTAAAATACAAACAATTTAAAGCGATAAAATCGGAGTTTAATTATCTGGTTTTTGGTTCTTTTAGTGTTGTCGAGACATTTTTAAGAGAGTATTATGAATAA